The Sesamum indicum cultivar Zhongzhi No. 13 linkage group LG6, S_indicum_v1.0, whole genome shotgun sequence genomic interval CAATAACTTAACTTATTTGGCTGTCGAATGCTACTTGAGGTCTCTTAATGGTGCAGAGCTGTATCATTTTGATTAGGCAGTATATGTTAGTTACCACATGTAGATGCCTTTGGACCTGTAAATCAGAATTCCATAGTTAATGATCCAAATCGCGTTTCTATCTTCTATTTATTGTGGGGAGGGGTTGTTTGATATTATGCCTGTAACAATTTCCATGATTTTAAGAATGGACACCAAATGATTGGGTAGAAGTGGGACATTATAGTTCTAGATGCAATCAGCTATCTTCACGTAAAATATGCATACACTAAAAATGATATTCCCGTCCTGCGTCCATATCGCTGATACTTGAAGAGTAGCATCCTGATAGCCCTCTAATTTCCTATTTCATGCTTCCAACACCTGCTAAATTGTACGACagatttatgtaatataacATGTCTACCAGTTTTTCTATATgtgagaaaattttatttaaagttgcaatttaattgtttGTCAATATGTAGATTAGGTGCCTTGCTCACATGTTATTGGAAATATTCTTTCCCTCTATAATCTTCTTTGATGCTTGTGTCTTGCGAATGGCTAATCTATATCCTTGAAGTAAAAGTTCATAACCATATCCTCGAGCTAATTTATGCCAGTAAAGAAAGATTGTTGACACTGCACTGATGCTTTTGCTTACATATGTTTAAATTAAGTGGACTGTTGTATTTAGGAGAATCAACGGAGAGGCCCAATGGGTAGGATAGTCATTTTACAGGTGAAAATGTAGCCGAGGCGCCTATGTAGCTTTTAGTTGGTGTGCACGCGTCTTGCATTATGAATGTATGGATTGTTGTGGATGTGTTGGTGTCTATCTGTTCTTCGGCACAATAGATGGCTTTATTTTGTAGTCATCTATATTCGATACTATCGAAGTGGGCTCGATACCATCGAGGCTTTCTAGACCAGTTGTCCTAATTTTGCGTCATTCATGATGTAGTCATGACGCATAGCTGAGGTACGTGTCACGCATTTTGTGGACTGCATGCGACGAATTAACCAGCTGTCATGTTGCAGATGCCTATAAATACGCCCCTTCCTGCCCTTTATACTCGCACATCAGAGTTATCACAATACAGAAATTTGCTTTCAATTTCTGCTAGTAATTTTCCTTTGAGGAAAGTTTTAGTTTGATTATGTTTAGTGAAGGTTTTTGCAGGTTCGCAGCAGAAACCCATTATTGATTTCTTGATTGTTTATGTTTCATTGTGAAGTAAGTACTTCAGGGGTTTTCTATTTTTCGAATGGGGCTTTCTTTCTGATGAATTGAAGTTTTCTTCATTTcctatttcttttatgtttgAGGGCATAGTTTTATATGAGGTTCCTGATTTACCGATCTGTTTTTGGCTCATTTTATGGAGGGTTTTACCTCTAATTCAGTGATCTGTAAACTTCCAGATCTGCCAAGCATTCCCCCAcaatccacacacacacacacacaaaagaagaagaaagaagttgctgacaaattaatttcttggtACCAGTTAACTTATCAGAGGTTTAATACAATGTGATCTTTTCTAATACTAATGTTACTTGAATTTCCTTGTTTGCAGGGGCAGAAGATGGAAATCAAAATCATTTGTGAACCTGACGGAAGATGGATTGTTGGGGGGCATGGAAAAAATGGAGACACCGTAACATGCTCCAAACAAGAAGTGGAGATTGATTCTGTCACACAATTGGAACACAAACAAGAAACCATGTTTAGGTGCATTGATCTGCGATGGATCCCATGTCCTGTAAGTCTTTGTAGAACTGCCTTAATATACACCCAACATCTATGATTAACACATGTTGATGAAAAAGTTTTAAGGTTCTTTCAACTGATGTTATTATGTCCAACACCAATGTGAATTCCCTCTTTCTTTGATGTGTCCTAAGCAGCGGTTACAATTGGAAAAAACATCCGGTGGCCCGGCCGTAAAATGGCCGGGAGATGCTAAGGACTTGGGGAAGAAGGGGAAGACTTCCAACGTCACATTGCCGTCCTGTTGCAGCCCAAAGGCAAAAGGAGAACACTGCCAACGTCATGTTGCCAATGATGTTGTCATTGTGTTGCAACTTAAAGGCAGAAGGAGAACACTGCCAACGTCACATGGAGACTGAGCTGCCACTCGAATGGAACACAAACAAGAGACCTTCATTACGTGGTGGCAGCAATATTGTCAGGAACGCATCTTCCACGCCCATCCTTTCCCTCTACTAAAATGAACGAATAGAGGATGCTAAAGGGGCATGTCCATGATGAGAATAAGAAGATGCAGATTCATCTTGTACGATGCAACCAAGAGTTCCAAATTACTAGGAGGAAGATGTGAAAAGGATTCGTCTCATTTCCATCCACCTCTTATACCTCAGGTTGCTATTCCAGAATTTCGAGTTCTGGAGAAAAACCGTACAATATCCCACGGATTTACCCTATCTTACTGCCTTGATATGGAGTCTTGTCCAGTCAGATTTTGGGTTGTAAAATGTATCTAGTTCTGTACAATGAAACAAGAGCAATGTAAGAGTTTGTGTTGGTTTTAGATATTACTCTTTTACActacaaataacaaaaatattaggtGTATTTACCTACAATCTTTTTGTTTGCTTTAAATGTAAGAATGTCAGCTTTGGCAATCATTAACAAAAATCCATctaacaataaattttgatgagTAATAGCATTAAATTCTGTAACTTACCCATCTTTTTAGTCTCTGCATATGAACATTGTTAAAACAAATCGAAGGGATTGAGAATTCTATGACCAATGTGTAAATTTCCACAGAtaatttttcagttaaatATACATTTCAGACAGTAGTTTACAATCGGTATaaagtctttttctttttcttttttaaatgataaaatcagAATTTATTACAAAGTTAGCTGAATATGACATCTGATGAATTGAATTAACCtactttttgatattttgatttcgAATGCCATAATTGGGGTATTAATATCTACTGATACAAAAGTAGGTCCACCTACTATTAACgagcaataaaatttttttaatttaaagttcaactaataaaaacgaactaatttcaattaaatacatgtaaattcaattttctcgTCAATATCAGCCTCCaataattccaaaaatatGCTCCCGTAATGATCATTGAACTTAGGGCTACTCAATTTTTTGTACTAAAAACCCAGAAAAAGATAGATCTATTACAACATGCCAATATATAGCCACATTTGGACagcacaaaaatatatgaCCCTGCAGCTTTGtgagttatttataatgtaaaaggcactctaaaatattattcggTGGAATATTTGATGCAGAATTGGAACACATTTTGATACTTTTCatgttgtatatattaatttttatgataaattgaaaatatataataaaagaatatattatatacagtCGTGTTCTAACTTTCTGAccaattgcaatttttatttttatcttttcaatttttcaatttctcattttattttccgAGAGGGTTGCCAAACAAGCCCTTACTTCTATAACCTTATTCCGAAGACTGTCAATGGCTTCTATGCTCATGCCCCGTTGTCCTCTATTAAAACCGCATTTGGAGAGCCGGGCCGCTAGAATCACCCCACGCGCCACCATCTTTCTACGAACCGCCGCCCGAATGGAATCGTCATCCGCCGCAAACGCAACCCCGGACTCCGCCAATCTCGCCCAAGGCACCGAGAGCTCGGCGGCGGACACGGTGGTACAGTACGTGGTGCTGCGGAGGGACTTAATCGATACTTGGCCGTTGGGGAGCGTGGTAACACAGGGCTGCCATGCCTCCGTCGCCGCAATTTGGCTCCACAAGGATGATCCGGATACTCTCCTCTACTGCTCCCCTCCCAATCTTGATTCGATGCACAAGGCTAGTAATTTCTAATCCCAATTTCTTTTCACCTCTTTAAATTCAAGTTTTAGTTTTACCGTCGTAttaatttgtgtgtgtgcaagTTCTTGTTAGATTATTTTCTAGAGGAAAAAGGAACTCTTTTCGTTTGGAGAATACACATACATTGCATTATTTAGTAAGTTTCTAATTCAAAGTTTGTGGAGCAACAAGGAGATGAATCAGAGTTGGTTGCAATTTACCTGGAGAGCTTGAATTATGTGGGTGAAAGGTGATTGATTAATGATGAGTGAACACATCCACGTAAACTTGAGATACATTGACTTATTGAGTTGCCTGATTCAAATTGCTAAGAAACAGTTAAAACACAATGGAGTCTTAAACTTACAGAATTGTCTTTCTTCTGGGAGGCCATGAGTCTTGTTTGCTGAAAGGAAATTCTTTCTCTGCGTTAGTTAGCTGAGGTAAAGCTATAAGTCCCAGTCATTTGTTCTGGCGGTTGCTATGGGTAAATCCTGGTTACTTGATTGCTCCGGTATTTCACCAGATTTGTCCACTTTTCTCTTGTTTCCAAGAAATAGTGGTGGTTTGTCGAAGATGTGTTCTCTTGTATGTTTGCACATGTGCTGCCCATGACAGAGTTTTGCATTATTCGTGAACCTTAGGcacaaaaatatgtaaatacaGATTCAATAAAACATATGCATGTAACATAGCAATGTACAATAAGTTTTGatcttgaaaaacaaatgtCGGGCAATCACAGATCTCTTTTTGATGGAATACATAATTTGTTCTTCATATCGGATCACAATTTTTTCACATGGTCTGATTGTCTGAGAATAGATCATTAGCATGACACTCAGCATTGTTGCATCAATTTCGTATGCAGAAATGTAGGTATATTCAGTGTGTTAGCTTGAATATTCCAGTACTATGACTGTTCTAAATCGAAAGAAACTGGATACAATCATGATGATTTTGATCAACACACAgccacacacatatacatgaGATGTCATTTTTGCTAATTGTGTTGCCATGTAAATCTGAAGCTATTCTCGTGCAATGGAGCTTGATTAACTGATGTTTGGAGGCGATCTTAGTGCTTTTTTTATACCAACATCTATGCTATCCAGTATGATCAGTCTCGTAACAACTTCTGTTTCCACAAAAATGCAGGTTACCCTTGAAGTAAAGGGTGAAGCTCAGATACTAAACTTGGCAGATAAGCTAAAAGCGAGCAGCATTGCTCATAAGCTGTGGATTGAACAGCCTGAGAACATTCCCACATGCCTCGCCACAAAACCATACCCGAAATCCTCTGTATcgtcatttttcaaaaagctTAAACTCTGTAAGTGATGAACATACatttcatacttttttaacaaactatttttatgcaattttcgtCCTTTCGGCTTTCAGTTAGACATACATCCACACAAATCCCACAAACATTGGCTTGAAAAGAGATTGTTTATGATTAAGATAAGATGCTACAGCCATTTGTTCCGCCTGTCTTTATTCAGTGAATTACCACACAGAAAATCATGTATGAAGATTACATATTTGCATCGATTGATTGCAACTCGTGAATCTATTTGCTTAAAACCAAAAgggctgctgctgctgctgaacGCTTACTACCTATGTGGAActtgcaatattttaattttagtaatatttcCAGTTGATCACGAAAACAATTGTGGAAACAGAAGAATGTAATTACCAAACTTGCCCATTCCTTTTGAGAAGGGAAAGTCAAACAGAGGCCAATACCAGGAGCATGGATGAAAAGTAAATCGAATCGCTTGATATTTGATTGAAATCAGTGGATAAAAATTCGTTTAAATTCGATTTAGTAAAATTAGGAAATCAAACTTAAACAAAATCTTTTATGTTATAAGCTCGACTCGATTCGATTagcaaaaaatagtaaaacaaatttaaaaaatatcaaattacttgAGTTTGGAGCTCGATTAGAGttatatcaaatcaaatttaaatatgattttttattttttatattagttcAAACAAGCttgaatatttatgtatgGACTCAATTCGAATCATGTTTAGCCCTATGGAGGATCATAATCAGTTCAATCAATTATGTGACTCAATATATCCAATATAAACCAGTTACTAATTTCATCATCCGTAcaatatatacacaaatacTACGCATCCTACATCCTAAGCCAGACcaagtataattacacaaacctAACAGAAAaccccaaaaattaaaactaaaaaaaaaaaggaagagaaatAGAAGTATTGATCAGCAAATCCGAGACGGTAACTCCTCGAATTCAAGAATCCGCTGGGCGGTAGGAGGAGTTGTTATTGGACGACCAAACGCCTGGAGCAGACGGTGCAATAGAATCTGCGCTTCGTCTTGAAATACAGCGGCACAAAGCAGAACCTCCAGTTACTCTGCACGTCCAGGGCCTGGATCATGCCGCCGCAGTAGGGGCACGCCCCCGGCGCCTGCTGCCTCCCGATCACCCTCTCATCTTCGTCGCATACGAACACCAAACACATCTTTTCCGTCAATAAATTGGAAACGGTTGGAGCTTTTTAAGGGTTTGATTTGTCTTGCTGAGTTTCTCTTAGCTGATAGGATCAAGTCTCTGTAGATTTTGTGGAGGACGTGTGGGTATATAAAGGAATGGGGAAGGGAGAGTTTCTGCTTCTGGATTAAGctagaaaagagagagagagaaattgatGCCCTTGTGATATTGAGGTTTTCAAGAAGAAGATTCTGAGTACGGAGAGATGAAGGAACTGATTGTCGGTCGAGGAAATCTGCAGGAAGGTCTCAGGTATATATTGTCTTAAACGCGCGTCGACGTTTCTTTTTGTTCGACTACGCGTGCAGCTGATTCTTTGTTGTGACCAGGCgctttattcatattttatgttcaataaaagacaatttagtcaaaattttttaattagatcacATTAAATAGGCGAATAGAAATTTAACATGCCATACGAAAGTGTAGGAGATTCTCCGTTTAAATGggaaaattatcactaaaattGGGTTCAATCGAACCAAATGAATCGTTCGATcgattattttctttgaattagCAAGTGTATcgtacttattatataataggtTCGAGTCCCGCCAAACCTGATTTGAGTACAAAATCTAGACGTACCTTTGTATAGAAAACTAGAAAGGTGATACACATAAGGAAGAAGGCAAATTAAGTGAAGCAAACATATGTATTTACCATATCATATATTCTTTGAAGTTTGTAGGAGAATTAATGTATCAACAATGTTGTCATTCATGATTAGGATGATCAGTAGAagtcttttctttcttttcttacaTTTGTGAAAACGAAGTATGAAACATGCTATCACTTCTCCTGCAAGGATATGACAGTTTCAAAGGCTCCGGCAAGTGCTTTCACCTTGTTTTTCCTCTGTTCACGGAGCTTGTTGGCTGTCTCCTCGATCACATCGTTGGAAACTGGCGAATTCTTTTGAGATTTTGGTGTTGCATTCTCTGCTTCACGATTCACTTCCACCACTATTTCTTTCAGTTCTGTTTCCTTAGGCTCGTGAGCTTCACTTCCAATGGCCACTTCTTCATTCTCATTCGATAAcattgcttcttcttcttcttcttcttttctttcctcctCTTCCACGTCCTCGTTAGGAGCACCTGCAACACTTTCATCGCTgttaatgttatttatttcGTTGGTACCCTGTTCTTTCAGTTCTTGTTGCGGGCTGCTTATTTCTTTGATGTCTGAATCGTCATCAGGTTCTTCCATCATCACACCAAGAGGGGCATCCTGGTTTTCTGGAACTTCAGAAAACTCAACTTTCACAACGTTGGCGTCTTCCTCTCCTGGAATTGCATAAGACTCGACAATCACAACCTCTGCATCCTGCTTTTCCGGAATTGTAGAAGACTCAACTGTCACAATCTTGGCATCCT includes:
- the LOC105164929 gene encoding uncharacterized protein LOC105164929 isoform X3; translated protein: MFHCEGQKMEIKIICEPDGRWIVGGHGKNGDTVTCSKQEVEIDSVTQLEHKQETMFRCIDLRWIPCPQRLQLEKTSGGPAVKWPGDAKDLGKKGKTSNVTLPSCCSPKAKGEHCQRHVANDVVIVLQLKGRRRTLPTSHGD
- the LOC105164929 gene encoding uncharacterized protein LOC105164929 isoform X1, producing MEPLSSCSATAVNSGILRFMGQKMEIKIICEPDGRWIVGGHGKNGDTVTCSKQEVEIDSVTQLEHKQETMFRCIDLRWIPCPQRLQLEKTSGGPAVKWPGDAKDLGKKGKTSNVTLPSCCSPKAKGEHCQRHVANDVVIVLQLKGRRRTLPTSHGD
- the LOC105164929 gene encoding uncharacterized protein LOC105164929 isoform X2, which encodes MEPLSSCSATAVNSGILRFMGQKMEIKIICEPDGRWIVGGHGKNGDTVTCSKQEVEIDSVTQLEHKQETMFRCIDLRWIPCPRLQLEKTSGGPAVKWPGDAKDLGKKGKTSNVTLPSCCSPKAKGEHCQRHVANDVVIVLQLKGRRRTLPTSHGD
- the LOC105164933 gene encoding putative peptidyl-tRNA hydrolase PTRHD1, with protein sequence MASMLMPRCPLLKPHLESRAARITPRATIFLRTAARMESSSAANATPDSANLAQGTESSAADTVVQYVVLRRDLIDTWPLGSVVTQGCHASVAAIWLHKDDPDTLLYCSPPNLDSMHKVTLEVKGEAQILNLADKLKASSIAHKLWIEQPENIPTCLATKPYPKSSVSSFFKKLKLCK
- the LOC105164932 gene encoding uncharacterized protein LOC105164932; this translates as MCLVFVCDEDERVIGRQQAPGACPYCGGMIQALDVQSNWRFCFVPLYFKTKRRFYCTVCSRRLVVQ